In one Gracilinanus agilis isolate LMUSP501 chromosome 6, AgileGrace, whole genome shotgun sequence genomic region, the following are encoded:
- the LOC123253004 gene encoding RNA-binding protein 4 isoform X1 encodes MVKLFIGNLPREATEQEIRALFEQYGKVLECDIIKNYGFVHIEDKTAAEDAIRNLHHYKLHGVNINVEASKNKSKASTKLHVGNISSACTNLELRAKFEEYGPVIECDIVKDYAFVHMERAEDAVEAIRGLDNTEFQGKRMHVQLSTSRLRTAPGMGDQSGCYRCGKEGHWSKECPVDRTGRMADLAEQYTEQYGAVRAPYAMGYGESVYYSNAYGALDAYYKRCRVRSYEAVAAAAAASAYNYAEQTLSQLPQVQNPAMTSHLTSTSVDPYDRHLLPTSGAAAATAAAAAAAAAAVTAASTSYYGRDRSPLRRAPTVPTVGEGYGYGHENELSQASAAAAAARNSLYDMARYEREQYADRARYSAF; translated from the exons ATGGTGAAGCTGTTCATCGGCAACCTGCCCCGCGAGGCGACGGAGCAGGAGATCCGCGCGCTGTTCGAGCAGTACGGCAAGGTGCTCGAGTGCGACATCATCAAGAACTACGGCTTCGTGCACATCGAGGACAAGACGGCGGCCGAGGACGCCATCCGCAACCTGCACCACTACAAGCTGCACGGCGTCAACATCAACGTGGAGGCCAGCAAGAACAAGAGCAAGGCCTCCACCAAGCTGCACGTGGGCAACATCAGCTCGGCGTGCACCAACCTGGAGCTGCGCGCCAAGTTCGAGGAGTACGGGCCCGTCATCGAGTGCGACATCGTCAAGGACTACGCCTTCGTGCACATGGAGCGCGCTGAGGACGCCGTCGAGGCCATCCGCGGCCTGGACAACACCGAGTTCCAAG GCAAACGAATGCACGTCCAGTTGTCCACCAGCCGGCTTCGGACCGCGCCCGGGATGGGAGACCAGAGCGGCTGCTATCGGTGCGGGAAAGAGGGCCACTGGTCCAAAGAGTGTCCAGTGGATCGGACGGGCCGCATGGCAGACTTGGCCGAGCAGTACACTGAGCAGTACGGAGCCGTCCGCGCGCCCTACGCCATGGGCTACGGGGAGTCCGTGTATTACAGTAACGCGTACGGAGCTCTTGATGCCTACTACAAACGTTGTCGAGTTCGGTCATATGAGGcagtggcggcggcggcggcagcttCCGCGTACAACTACGCAGAGCAGACCCTGTCCCAGCTCCCACAAGTCCAGAATCCGGCCATGACCAGCCACCTCACCTCCACCTCTGTCGACCCCTACGATAGGCACCTGCTGCCGACCTCaggagctgctgctgctaccgCCGCTGCTGCGGCTGCTGCTGCCGCGGCCGTTACTGCAGCCTCCACCTCCTATTATGGACGGGACCGGAGCCCCCTGCGCCGTGCCCCCACAGTCCCCACTGTAGGAGAGGGCTATGGCTACGGGCACGAGAATGAGCTGTCCCAGGCCTCAGCGGCAGCCGCCGCTGCACGGAATTCTCTGTATGACATGGCGCGGTATGAGCGGGAGCAGTATGCGGATCGGGCGCGGTACTCAGCCTTTTAG
- the LOC123253004 gene encoding RNA-binding protein 4B isoform X2, whose amino-acid sequence MVKLFIGNLPREATEQEIRALFEQYGKVLECDIIKNYGFVHIEDKTAAEDAIRNLHHYKLHGVNINVEASKNKSKASTKLHVGNISSACTNLELRAKFEEYGPVIECDIVKDYAFVHMERAEDAVEAIRGLDNTEFQGQDWFSFPC is encoded by the exons ATGGTGAAGCTGTTCATCGGCAACCTGCCCCGCGAGGCGACGGAGCAGGAGATCCGCGCGCTGTTCGAGCAGTACGGCAAGGTGCTCGAGTGCGACATCATCAAGAACTACGGCTTCGTGCACATCGAGGACAAGACGGCGGCCGAGGACGCCATCCGCAACCTGCACCACTACAAGCTGCACGGCGTCAACATCAACGTGGAGGCCAGCAAGAACAAGAGCAAGGCCTCCACCAAGCTGCACGTGGGCAACATCAGCTCGGCGTGCACCAACCTGGAGCTGCGCGCCAAGTTCGAGGAGTACGGGCCCGTCATCGAGTGCGACATCGTCAAGGACTACGCCTTCGTGCACATGGAGCGCGCTGAGGACGCCGTCGAGGCCATCCGCGGCCTGGACAACACCGAGTTCCAAG GACAagattggttttcctttccttGCTAA